The region CGTATCCGTAACGGTCAGGCCGCGAACAAAGCTGCGGTCACCATGCCTTCCTCCAAGCTGAAAGTGGCAATCGCCAACGTGCTGAAGGAAGAAGGTTTTATTGAAGATTTTAAAGTTGAAGGCGACACCAAGCCGGAACTGGAAGTAACTCTTAAGTACTTCCAGGGTAAAGCTGTTGTAGAAAGCATTCAGCGTGTCAGCCGCCCAGGTCTGCGCATCTATAAGAAAAAAGATGAGCTGCCGAAAGTTATGGCTGGCCTTGGTATTGCGGTTATTTCTACCTCTAAAGGTGTTATGACTGATCGTGCAGCGCGCCAGGCTGGTCTTGGTGGCGAAATTATCTGCTACGTAGCCTAATCGGAGGAAAAAATGTCTCGTGTTGCTAAAGCACCGGTCGTTATTCCTGCCGGCGTTGATGTAAAACTCAACGGTCAGGTTATCACGATCAAAGG is a window of Cronobacter muytjensii ATCC 51329 DNA encoding:
- the rpsH gene encoding 30S ribosomal protein S8, with amino-acid sequence MSMQDPIADMLTRIRNGQAANKAAVTMPSSKLKVAIANVLKEEGFIEDFKVEGDTKPELEVTLKYFQGKAVVESIQRVSRPGLRIYKKKDELPKVMAGLGIAVISTSKGVMTDRAARQAGLGGEIICYVA